In the genome of Kutzneria kofuensis, the window CCCTGACGTACTGGATCGGCCACTCGATGTCGCCGCCGAGCACGCGGGCGGCGTTGAGCGGCCAGTGCGGGTCACGCAGCAGGGCCCGGGCCAGGAACACGACGTCGGCGGCGCCGGTCGCGACGATCTGCTCGGCCTGCCGCGGCTCGGTGATCAGGCCGACGGCGGCGGTCGGCACCTTCGCCTCGGCCCGGACCCACTGCGCGAACGGCACCTGGTAGCCGGGGACGAGCGGGATCCGCTGCGCCGTGGACACGCCACCGGAGGAGACGTCGATCAGGTCCACGCCGTGGTCGGCGAGCAGCCGGGACAGCCGGACGGTGTCGTCACCGGTCCAGCCGCCGTCGGCCCAGTCGGTGGCGGAGAGGCGGGTGAACAGCGGCACCTCGTCGCCGATCGCGGCCCGGACGGCCGTCGCCACCTCCAGCAGGAAGCGGACGCGGCCGTCGAAGTCGCCGCCGTAGCCGTCGGTACGGAAATTGGACAGCGGCGAGTAGAACTGGTGGATCAGGTATCCGTGCGCGGCATGCACCTCGATGGCGTCCACGCCGGCCTGAAGCGCCCGTTTCGCTGCGGCGGCGAAGTCGGTCACGACGCCCTGGATCTCAGCCTCGGTCAGTTCCCGCGGCGTGGCGTAGTCGCCGAATGCCACCGCGCTCGGGGCCACGGACTGCCAGCCGCCCTCGGACGACGGCACGCTGGCGCGGCCGAGCCACGGCGGCCGCGTGGAGGCCTTGCGTCCGGCGTGCCCGAGCTGCATCCCCATCTTCGCGCCCTGACCGTGAACGAAGTCGACGATCCGCCGCCACGCCCGCACCTGCTCGTCGTTCCAGATGCCGGCGTCACGCGGGCTGATCCGGCCCTCCGGCGACACCGCCGCCGCTTCCGTCATCACCAGGCCCGCGCCGCCGGTCGCGAACTGTCCGAGATGCACGAAATGCCAGTCGTCGGGCACGCCATCGGTGGCGGAGTACTGGCACATCGGCGATACCCAGATGCGGTTGC includes:
- a CDS encoding NADH:flavin oxidoreductase/NADH oxidase — encoded protein: MSTLLSPFAVRGLTARNRIWVSPMCQYSATDGVPDDWHFVHLGQFATGGAGLVMTEAAAVSPEGRISPRDAGIWNDEQVRAWRRIVDFVHGQGAKMGMQLGHAGRKASTRPPWLGRASVPSSEGGWQSVAPSAVAFGDYATPRELTEAEIQGVVTDFAAAAKRALQAGVDAIEVHAAHGYLIHQFYSPLSNFRTDGYGGDFDGRVRFLLEVATAVRAAIGDEVPLFTRLSATDWADGGWTGDDTVRLSRLLADHGVDLIDVSSGGVSTAQRIPLVPGYQVPFAQWVRAEAKVPTAAVGLITEPRQAEQIVATGAADVVFLARALLRDPHWPLNAARVLGGDIEWPIQYVRARLER